In Epinephelus lanceolatus isolate andai-2023 chromosome 16, ASM4190304v1, whole genome shotgun sequence, one DNA window encodes the following:
- the zcchc17 gene encoding zinc finger CCHC domain-containing protein 17, which translates to MSDSDGPGQEPAGLDGLPPMHSISKGEVVSVQTYGAFVRLPGYKKEGLVHVSEMSATRVENASEIVDVGEKVWIKVIGREIRGDKVKLSFSMKAVNQGTGQDLDPNNVMAEQDARRRRQFRDHTGNRITLEAVLNTTCAKCGCKGHFTKDCFSAPGLQYALLPEEDDDESQHQQQQQTSTVVPLPDADKKKKKKKEKKMKKKRKRERKESGSDDSSSSSSSGECKSKRRRRDHTHDREDKKKKKHKKHRSHKHS; encoded by the exons ATGTCTGACAGTGATGGGCCAGGACAAGAGCCTGCTGGACTGGATGGTCTGCCACCAATGCACAGCATTTCCAAGGGAGAGGTGGTGTCTGTGCAGACCTATGGAGCCTTCGTCAGACTGCCAGGATACAAGAAGGAAG GCCTCGTACATGTGAGTGAGATGTCAGCCACACGGGTAGAGAATGCCTCAGAGATTGTCGATGTGGGAGAGAAGGTGTGGATTAAAGTAATTGGAAGAGAG ATTCGGGGTGACAAGGTGAAGTTGTCCTTCTCTATGAAAGCTGTCAATCAGGGAACAGGTCAGGACTTGGACCCAAACAATGTCATGGCAGA GCAGGATGCGAGGCGACGTAGGCAGTTTAGAGATCACACTGGCAATAGGATCACACTGGAGGCCGTACTCAACACAACGTGTGCTAAGTGTGGCTGCAAGG GTCACTTCACAAAGGACTGTTTCTCCGCTCCGGGCTTGCAGTACGCTCTTTTGCCTGAAGAGGATGATGACGAGTcacaacaccagcagcagcagcagacctcCACAGTTGTGCCACTGCCAGACGCggataaaaagaagaagaaaaagaag gagaagaaaatgaagaagaagaggaagagggagaggaaggagtCGGGGAGCGACgatagcagcagtagcagcagcagtggcgaGTGCAAATCCAAGAGGAGGCGCCGCGACCACACTCATGACAGAGaggacaaaaagaagaagaaacacaagaaacacagatcacacaaacacagctaa
- the fabp3 gene encoding fatty acid-binding protein, heart, whose product MVDAFVGKWDLKKSEKFDDYMKKLEVPFTTRHMASLTKPTTIILVDGDTVTVQTRSTIKNTELSFKLGEEFDETTADDRKVKSIVTIDDGKLVHIQRWNGKETSLVREVEGDKLTLTLTMEDVVCKRFYERAQ is encoded by the exons ATGGTGGATGCATTCGTTGGCAAGTGGGACCTCAAGAAGAGTGAAAAATTTGATGACTACATGAAGAAGCTGG AGGTGCCATTTACCACGCGTCATATGGCAAGCCTGACCAAGCCCACCACCATCATCTTAGTGGACGGCGACACGGTGACGGTGCAGACCCGCAGCACCATCAAGAACACAGAGCTCTCCTTCAAGCTGGGAGAGGAGTTTGACGAGACCACCGCCGATGACAGGAAAGTTAAG tccATTGTAACAATAGATGATGGTAAGTTGGTGCACATACAGAGGTGGAACGGCAAAGAGACCAGTCTGGTCAGAGAAGTAGAAGGCGACAAACTTACACTG ACGCTCACAATGGAAGATGTTGTTTGCAAACGTTTCTACGAGAGGGCACAGTAA